The genomic stretch aaatatatttcattatatttaaaagcACCCTCCCAGGGATAGCAAATACTGCTTCAAAGCAGTAGAATCAGATGAGGACAGGAGCCCAGACTGTCCTGTTCCCATCTGTTTCCCCTGAAACTGAGGagatacttaaatttttttggaTGGATAGGTGAACAAACTGGGTTAAGACCATATATTGAACTACTGAACTTGAATTtattaattgctttttaaaaagatactttaaaattttttttcaaactttaaacttattttttactgtgtttttttttttttgtataccaAAACAAAACTAaccatgttgtgatagtttcaggtggacagtgaaaggactcagccatacatatacgtgtatccattctcccccaaaactcTCCTTCTATCCAGGTTGCCTAACAGCATAACATTGAGTAGTGAACTTGAATACATTTAAAGATTAGGGGATACATTTAAATAACTAGATTAGAAATATCAGTGTGTGAGACTGTTGATCTGGATCTGATCACAAAAGTGATAACAGGAGTAAATGTAAGTGAGGACCCATTCTTCTGTCCAAGGGTCCAGGCACAGAAGACATCTGCCGTGTTTTCAGCAATGCATGGAAAGGACTTTGTGGTTACCCAGAGAGACAGCCCTGGATCATAGTAACAGGTGTAGGATCTGGAATGTCAGAAGCAATCATCCCGTTTTTGTCCTTTTCCACATCACATCTGTGGTATTATGTGCAGTTCTGAAAACCACCATTGAGGGTGGGGACAATATAAAAACTAGAGAATATTTGGCAAAGACTCCCAGGATGTGGGGGAAAAATCGAACCATGTCACACAGAGAATAGTTGGAGGACTGGGCAAGTTTTGCTTGGAGGAATGCAGgactgtttaaattatttttatttatttgaaaggtTAACATTGAGAAAACAGACTGGATTTATCCGATATGACCACAAAGAGTGGATTAGAACCAAATTTTAATTCCATACaaagaataactttttaaaaaatttattttaattggaagctaattactttacaatattgtattggttttgccatacatcagcatgaatccgccataggtgtacacgtgttccccatcctgagcctctctccctcctgcctccccgtaccatcccactgggtcatcccagtgcaccagccgcaagcatcctttatcctgcatcgaacctggactggtgattcgtttcttatatgatatacatgtttcaatgccattctcccaaatcatcccaccctctccctttcccacagagtccaaaagactgttctatacatctgtgtctcttttgctgtctcgcatacagggttatcgttaccatctttctaaattccatatatattcgttagtatactgtattggtgttttaaagAATAACTTCCCAAGATCAAAGTTAGCCAAGAAAGGACTATGGAATGGCTCTCTTGCATAGACAGAGGTATTCTGGCAGCTGTCTGTATGTCAGTGATGTTGTGGAGGAACACTTAATCAGGGACTCCCAATTAAATGCAGATACTGCTTGGGTTGGTCCCCAGTGGAGCCTGATCTcacctgcatttctaacaagccccCAGGTCATGTCGACTCAGGAGCTTCTAAGGTTCTTTTCAAGTCTGAGACTTTGACTTCTGTGAAGCTGATTGTGTGTCCTCTCctatgggcttccaggtggcgctagtggtaaagaactcctgccagtgcaggagacataagagatgaggtttcgatccctgtgtctgggatggtcccctggaggagggcatgacaacccactccagtattcttgcctggagaatcccacggacagaggaacctggcgggctctctccacaaagagtcagaaacgacttagagacatagcatgcacacacacctttCCTATGCAGACTTCGTTTCCTTTGGTTTCTAGGTATAGCCTGTTGCAACTCAGTGTAAGGAGAGACCTTTGGGAAACTTCCCAACAAAACCAAAGTCCCCTATGAATGTCATGTAGTGGTTTTTCACTGTGGAGGAACAGAACGGACTAATAGACTGTGATCATTGTTCTTAATTGAGAGGTGCCAAGGTAACCATTCTCTTTCCTGAACAGTGGGCCTGGTATTtacagagatggagaaggagTCATAGCCATaaaatctttcttcctttttgctttGTACATCTGGATAAACAGATCAGGGAGAAACTTGTAACTTTGCCTctcaaataagacaaaaataaattttaagtgcaTTTCTTCATGGGTTCATCAGTTTCCCTCCCAGTTAAAAGGGTCAAAACGCCATCTCCTCTTGCTGGAAAGCATCCCAGAAGTCTCTCAAGGGCTTGGATGTAGGCTGGGGATGGTCCTGTCACCTCTCACCTCCCCATGTTTGGCAGAGACTGCAGGCTGCATACCCCTCCCCgaaattctttttccttccttcctttgtcaTAGAACCTCTGGTTCTTAACTATAGGCCTGTGACTTCCCAGAGAAAGAGATCCTGTTTCTGAGATTCCTCTGCTCATTTTCCTGATCTATCTTTAAATGTCAATAATGATGGAAAATGACATTCCACTCAGGAATAATAGGAGtgataaaagcattttttttaatgaagcattGCCGTTTTATCCAGGATACTGAAAAGggtgtgctgtggtccaaggAGCAGAGAGAATCTCTGATCATCAGTTGTGGTGATAAACAATGCAGGGGAAAGAATGCTGTGTTTGGCTAGGAAGCCTCTGTGGAACTTCATGAATCATATGTCTCCCCGTGTGTCAGGGGTAAAAGGGCCTGATGGGGTAAAGGGGCCTGGTGGGGTAGGAGTCAGAGGAGGACCAATCTCTGTCGCTGGTGAGAATGGTAGCATGGAGTCTGTGGTAGTCTGTCTGTTCACTGGTGGTTTCCTCTGATAAGACAAAAATCCAGACACAAGAATGCATCTATAAATACTCAACATACAAATATTACATAGCCATTACTTGAATAATAAAACATTGTTAAATTTGTTATAGATAAGAGAATTTTCAACcagtaccatttttaaaaagttttattaaaattatcagCTTCTTCTAGTTCTCTGTATGTGTAAGACAATTAATGAAATTTCACATTGTTTGTATTTGATAGCTGAAAAGAAAATCAACGACTTTCTTTCCAACCTGTTGTTCCAGCCAATCCCTTTGGGAAGAACAACTGGAAGACTtggacccccacccccccgcccccacaaatGCTTAAGCATGCTTCTGAAGGTAACAGAGTTATAAGAAAGTGAGCTTATGGACTCGAGATTGTGGGGAGGCAAGAATCCCAAGGAGGCAATTGGCAATCCCAAAAGTAGTGGCTGAAAGGGTGGAAGCTGAGCAGGACTTTTAACAAACTCACAGGGCTAGGGGACAAAAGTTCCAAGTTCAGGGGCTGCCAGGGAGAAGGAGTGAAgaaagagcatggcaaccctctccagtattcttgcctggagaatcccatggacagaggagcctggtaggctatacacgttcctggggttgcaaagagtcggacaagactgaagcgacttagcatgcagggaGACGGAGACTTAATAAGTAACCAGTCTTAGAGCTAGAACTCCAAAGACCTCACCCTGGGAGTAAGAGTCAACCAGCAGGACTTGTTCTAATCAACTCAGTCTCTGTATGGATCGAGGTGGTCTGTGAATGTTGTGCCCATACTCTACAcagtctaagaaaaaaaaatactttctctttGGAGGAAGGCGGTTTCATCTAGAACCTCAAATTGTCTACAGTTTTCAAAAACAATGTTAACTGCTCTATCAACAAcaaccagttttaaaaaaattatcagagGGAGTGGTCGGCACAAGATTGAactgacaatgaaaaaaaaaattagatcagAGAGGCAGACTCTCAGGAGATCCAAATAGTTGTAGTTATTAGACAccgattttatttatttatttatttatttattttttactccaTATGATCTATTTTATTTGAGAAGAAATTATCCTTGAAGGGATCCATGCAGTCCCTTGGGATAAGTGggaatttccaaatatttcacaAACAAGTTTGGGAATACAATGATGAgagttgaaaaatgaaaaaaggaaaaatcttggTTATGAGAGATattacaaaacataaaatagagttACATACATTGTATAGAGAATTTGAAATCAAAATAGAattccacccccacacacacacaccaaaaaatgaAGGAGGCATGTTCTATGTTTATAGTCTCATCGAAGAGTGGCAACATTTGGCTCTTGTGTTGAGCTCTGCTACCCAGGATGCTTCATAAGTCCTAGGATAAATAGGCCCTTTTAGAGTCACCTTTCCAAAGGGTATTTTCAGACCTCtctttaagtctttatttttcagactgtagatgaaggggttcagcatgggtATGACCACAGTGTACATCACTGAGGTTGTTACGCTTGAGTGTGAGCCGTGGTAGCAGCAGAGCTAAGGTATACTCCTAAACCTTAAATAAAATAAGGGGACAACTGAGAAGTGAGATGCACAGGTGGAAAATGCTTTATACTTCCCCTGAGAGGATGAGATTTCATGTATGCAGAACACTGTCTTGGAATATGAATAAATGATACCAAAGAGGGAACCACCAGCCAGGAACACAGCTACAAAATACATCACCATGTTATGGAAAAAAGTAGACACCGACTTTAAGATAGCAATGATTAAAATGTTCAAGGGATTAAAAGATGGTGACTTTGACATAAAATGGACATTTTAGAGCTGAAaagtggaaggaaggaaatataatatgatttattaaatgatttcacatatttaaatatatgaatatatgtatttttttaaaaattgaagttccTTCTCAGATATTATTAGTAGGATACATGTAATGAAAATTTGAGAGGACTTTGGCTTAATAACTGTCTTCAACGTTTTCAAAAAATTCTAAGGCTTTTCAAACAAATTCACAAATGTTAGTTCTTCCATTAATTAGTAATTTTGTTAGTATATGGAACATTCTTAATTCATAATAAGTGACTTAAAGTTGTATTAAAAACAGATATGAATGGGAAATTAGCCAATATTATGATGACAAACCCTCAAACATGATTCCACGTTTCCTAtgtctttccctttattttcctGAGCTTTAATTCTTCTCTCAAGTGCTGATAATGATAGAAAAATCAAGAATGAAAACTTACACAGGTATTGCAGAGCTCATAAAGCCTCTGAAGGCACTgtaagggggaaaagaaaaaccagaacaGTTATCTGACACTTAATTGTTAGgaaattttgtttcagttcaaagatatttttttaagttctcaaaaaaaaaaaaaaaaaacttccaagaggaaattacaaaaattactttaaagTCTGTGAATAATAAAGGGGCTTGTTGTAATGTTAATTGGACAATCATATGAAGAGAATGGAGTTAGGAGTTAGCAGAGAAGAGTACTGGTACAAAAATTTTCCAGAGATTAGCAGcctcactgaaagaaaaaaaagcaacaaggATCCATAGAAACATAGAGATTCATCCCTGCCTATGAAAGGAAAGGACAGTCAAGTATCAAGGTGAGGAACAGAGAGCTATATGCTTTGGCAGTTCTCTCTGAGCAGAAAcctgaactttcaaagatgttcCAAGCATCTTCAGGGAGATGCAAAGAAGCAAGCAATATACCAAGAAGCTGCCATTTACAGATCAAAAAGTCTATACGAAACATAATTCCTGAAAATAAGTATAAATTTATCTCTGAGCttgtttagcaaaaaaaaaaaaaaaaaaaagacaaagacattTGTCAGTTGAGATGAAGTCTTCTAAAAGGAATTAATCGCATGTGTAACTTTTTAATGAGGACTTTTAGATATTAGATTGAATGAGTTTACCGTGTGATACAGGAATCGTTGATATGGTCTCATTCTGTGGTGTATCCTCTGAAAAGTAAAAACATAATATTACgttgtaaaaacaaaatattctggTGATTTCTGGGTTCTAGATTATTGAAGTCAGATTACGCTAAACTTGTAAAAGCAGTTTCATGACTTATGTTGTCCCCTTATTTGCAAAAAGAGAAGAATCTAAATCAGTTGCACACTGAGAACGGTGGTGTTCACTCAGACAAGAGATAACTCAAGGCTGATGTTCTGATTTTCACACGCCTAGAGaggtctgtttctctggagatgaTTTTCCCAACTGGCAGGAACTGTCCACAGAATTCCTAGCTATGCCAGTGAGGCTGGTTCCTATGCTTCCCACCttagattgttttcatttttaccttggagaaaatatttttttaaatgtttttcaaatatagttgatttacagtattgtattaatttctgctgtacagcacactgactcagttatgcatatatattctttttcatattcttttcaatattggagattgaatgtagttcccctgtgctatacagtagaactttgttgttatccattttatgtgtgggcttccctagtagctcagactgtaaagcatctacctgcagtgtgggagacccgactttgatccctggattgggacggtcccctggagaaggaaagggcagccgtctccagtattcttgcctggagaattccatggacagaggagccctgtgggctacagtccatgaggtcgtaaagagctggacacgactgagtgactaacacacacattctaTACATAATAATTtgcgtctgctaatcccaaactcacaATCCATCTCTCCTCCATCCCACTCTCCCTTGGCAACtacaaatctgttctttatgagtctatttctgttttgtagataagttcatttgtgtcgtattttagat from Ovis canadensis isolate MfBH-ARS-UI-01 breed Bighorn chromosome 6, ARS-UI_OviCan_v2, whole genome shotgun sequence encodes the following:
- the LOC138442649 gene encoding endotoxic shock protective protein U9-ORF-like — translated: MKVVFLITFLLVTAHCTPVQEFYPGIHQDYFLNWQRIHHRMRPYQRFLYHTCLQRLYELCNTCRKPPVNRQTTTDSMLPFSPATEIGPPLTPTPPGPFTPSGPFTPDTRGDI